One genomic region from Terasakiella sp. SH-1 encodes:
- a CDS encoding peptidase domain-containing ABC transporter, translating into MEDDGDKEVSKAIFAPIFPILGEIFAATLVINVLAFAIPVFILQVYDRVIAQAGISTLQGLILGMIGVIVFDFILRQARSGLLQNAAMRIDATLAKQLFNKFTSLPLRILEHRPSAFWQSLFHDVDNIRTALSGIAVILLADLPFSIIGIALIVALAKPLAWALLIIVPLFILLAFLSSWSAKQSTKQERSATMRRDALVSEMIADRTTIKSLGMGGYLGKIWEERQAKTIDSSIKKAARADRYHNLGKTLLLSSTVALTGFGAIAIINQELTVGALIAANMLVSRILQPLNQLVLQWKSLSAARQSYKRVMKVLDYPEDLQDPALTLERPQGKLTMEGIAFHFADEDNTPVIRGIGATLGATGLHAIVGPNGSGKSTLLKLIRGLYPPHAGRIMLDQADMAQFSDREKLQWFGYLPQDTRLLSGTIKDNLSMGTTPPSDEDIIKATQLAGIHDEIMAMKHGYNTQVGEYGDNLSGGLRQRLAIARTLVADPVVLLLDEPSNNLDTTAEIRLARLLKKLAKERTVVMVTHSLSLLQVADSIMVLERGQIKAGGKASDILPRLTGVRR; encoded by the coding sequence ATGGAAGACGACGGCGATAAAGAGGTTTCAAAAGCCATTTTTGCCCCGATCTTTCCGATTTTAGGGGAGATTTTTGCCGCGACATTGGTCATCAATGTGCTGGCTTTTGCGATTCCCGTCTTCATCTTGCAAGTTTATGACCGGGTGATTGCTCAGGCAGGTATTTCCACCTTGCAGGGCCTGATCCTTGGCATGATCGGGGTGATTGTTTTTGATTTTATCCTGCGCCAGGCCCGTTCCGGTTTGTTGCAAAATGCCGCCATGCGCATTGATGCCACCCTTGCCAAACAACTGTTTAACAAATTCACCAGCCTGCCTTTACGGATTTTAGAACATCGCCCCAGTGCCTTTTGGCAATCCCTGTTTCATGATGTGGATAATATCCGCACCGCCCTTTCCGGCATTGCTGTCATCCTGCTGGCTGACCTGCCCTTTAGCATCATTGGCATCGCCTTGATTGTGGCCTTAGCCAAACCATTGGCATGGGCCTTGTTGATCATCGTTCCCCTATTTATTTTACTGGCTTTTCTATCAAGCTGGTCCGCCAAACAATCCACCAAGCAAGAACGTAGCGCCACCATGCGCCGAGATGCCCTTGTTTCAGAAATGATTGCAGATCGCACCACCATCAAATCCCTGGGCATGGGTGGGTATCTGGGCAAAATTTGGGAAGAGCGTCAGGCCAAAACCATTGACAGTTCCATCAAAAAAGCAGCCCGCGCTGATCGCTATCATAATCTGGGCAAGACCCTGCTGCTTTCATCCACCGTTGCCCTGACCGGTTTTGGGGCCATTGCCATCATCAATCAGGAACTCACCGTTGGGGCCTTGATTGCCGCCAATATGCTGGTCTCACGGATTTTACAGCCGTTAAACCAGCTCGTCCTGCAATGGAAATCCTTAAGTGCTGCACGCCAGTCTTACAAACGGGTGATGAAGGTACTGGACTATCCCGAAGACTTGCAAGACCCTGCCCTGACCCTGGAACGCCCCCAGGGCAAACTGACGATGGAAGGCATTGCCTTTCATTTTGCCGATGAAGACAACACCCCTGTCATTCGGGGTATCGGGGCGACATTGGGCGCAACCGGGCTTCATGCCATTGTCGGTCCCAACGGCAGTGGCAAAAGCACCCTTTTAAAATTGATACGCGGCCTCTATCCCCCCCATGCCGGGCGCATTATGCTGGATCAGGCCGACATGGCCCAGTTTAGTGATCGTGAGAAACTACAATGGTTTGGCTATCTTCCTCAGGATACCCGACTGCTCAGCGGTACCATTAAAGACAACCTGTCCATGGGGACTACCCCGCCCAGCGATGAAGACATTATCAAGGCTACCCAACTGGCCGGCATTCATGATGAAATCATGGCTATGAAACATGGCTACAACACTCAAGTGGGCGAATATGGGGATAATCTTTCAGGTGGGTTGCGCCAACGTCTAGCCATTGCCCGCACGCTGGTTGCTGACCCGGTGGTGCTTTTGCTGGATGAGCCGTCAAACAATCTGGATACAACAGCAGAAATCAGGCTGGCCCGCTTACTCAAAAAACTTGCCAAAGAACGCACCGTCGTCATGGTGACACATAGCCTGAGCCTTCTGCAAGTTGCCGATAGCATCATGGTTTTAGAACGCGGACAGATCAAGGCAGGGGGCAAAGCCAGTGATATCCTGCCTCGCCTGACAGGAGTACGCCGATGA
- a CDS encoding FecR domain-containing protein: MADDMMFDLNQMGEQGVELAQLATSSEAAGRVETINGTVTVRRLSGETENLNEGDAIYMGDTLEVSAQGNVGLIFADDTTVALGEGAQLVIDEMVYDPEGESGSLALSVADGVFSFVSGQISKTGDEAMVLNTPVASIGVRGTKGAGVAAPEGSENQITLMPEDDGQLGEIIVRNDAGVQVLNQPNQSVAMTSRFEAPPPPIVMSAEQIQQAYGSALSVLPPPPKRRGENEADVTQSEGEEGEGETAEESVEETQENAQDDDDGEANAEEELVAVEEEEALQEERPESVVETEPMFADMGGPLGETPIVGGDGEGDLIGGAGEDGVFDEKGHPFAGDDIGLGFDDLGLVDPNRLLTDFGGELPPPLPDDDTPPDLPPPDAGPAPETTAANVINGTAAGEQRLGSEGDETFFMAGGDDWVMGDDGNDIIYGEDGNDTIYGDAPIIGRISTDSLGLEISPATDVSLATLPTRLFADTAGNLITVFGTGSTSLVSDDTNSVDDIYVKKQGDLVLGSSNASGVAGNAASYNGIVSGDGTYLLFESLATNLDGGAGSHSQVYRKDLITGEVKKVSTLSDGTTEGDNISKILSVSDDGNLVVFSTYATNFASDISATDTNGGYDIFLKNMTDDSLHLVSRNVTATLGTGGAQSTQAVISGDGSKIVFQSEANDLWDSNADNASDDTNTGYDIFIYEVATQKVSDIASVDSAEALMTGSNSYNPSITADGRYVVFESDATALVGGDTNALRDIFRRDTVSGDTIRVNTDSAGGEATGNHSYNATISDDGDFVVFESLATNLVSGVTSGSHIYIKQISTGKIEVLDTSAMGDLGDGSAFQPHIAADGKSILFQSSSTNLVVGDGNSKHDIFMVSNPFLSDTSGGNDILSGGLGNDTLVGGYGNDILTGGDGADTFAFDVSSGSDVITDFTTGTDKISIDMASFSLSAGTIQFEQISGTYDGTNASASSNIIVDDNGDVFVDNNGTAAGGYSVVANVGTATVVAGDIEEH; this comes from the coding sequence ATGGCTGACGATATGATGTTTGACCTTAACCAAATGGGTGAGCAAGGGGTCGAACTTGCACAGCTTGCCACATCAAGTGAAGCCGCAGGTCGGGTTGAAACGATTAACGGCACGGTTACGGTGCGTCGTTTAAGCGGGGAAACTGAAAACCTGAATGAGGGTGATGCCATTTATATGGGCGATACGCTGGAGGTCAGTGCACAGGGAAATGTCGGGTTGATTTTTGCCGATGACACCACAGTTGCACTGGGCGAAGGCGCGCAGCTTGTCATTGATGAAATGGTCTATGACCCGGAAGGGGAAAGTGGCTCTTTGGCTTTAAGTGTTGCTGACGGGGTGTTTTCTTTTGTTTCCGGCCAAATCTCCAAAACCGGGGATGAGGCAATGGTGTTGAATACACCCGTTGCCAGTATTGGTGTGCGTGGGACCAAAGGGGCAGGTGTTGCAGCGCCTGAAGGGTCTGAAAACCAGATTACCCTGATGCCTGAAGACGATGGTCAGCTGGGTGAAATCATTGTGCGCAATGATGCCGGTGTTCAGGTCTTAAACCAGCCCAATCAATCGGTTGCCATGACCAGCCGATTTGAAGCCCCACCTCCCCCCATTGTGATGAGTGCTGAACAGATTCAACAAGCCTATGGCAGTGCCTTGTCTGTTTTGCCCCCTCCGCCCAAGCGGCGTGGGGAAAATGAAGCCGATGTGACGCAAAGTGAAGGGGAAGAAGGCGAGGGCGAAACCGCAGAAGAAAGCGTTGAAGAAACCCAAGAAAACGCACAAGACGATGATGATGGTGAGGCCAACGCTGAAGAAGAGCTTGTCGCCGTTGAGGAAGAAGAAGCCCTTCAAGAAGAACGCCCCGAATCTGTTGTTGAAACCGAACCTATGTTTGCGGATATGGGCGGTCCCCTTGGTGAGACCCCGATTGTAGGGGGGGATGGTGAAGGGGATTTGATCGGTGGAGCAGGTGAGGATGGTGTCTTTGATGAAAAAGGCCACCCTTTTGCCGGTGATGATATTGGACTGGGCTTTGATGATTTGGGTTTGGTTGATCCCAATCGTTTATTGACCGATTTTGGTGGGGAACTCCCCCCGCCACTGCCCGATGATGATACACCTCCTGATTTGCCCCCGCCTGATGCAGGCCCTGCTCCAGAAACCACAGCGGCAAATGTCATCAATGGCACGGCAGCGGGAGAACAGCGCCTGGGAAGTGAGGGGGATGAAACCTTTTTCATGGCGGGTGGTGATGATTGGGTCATGGGGGATGACGGGAATGATATCATCTATGGGGAAGATGGAAATGATACCATCTATGGTGATGCCCCCATTATTGGGCGGATCAGTACAGATTCACTGGGGCTGGAAATCAGTCCGGCAACAGATGTGTCATTGGCGACATTGCCAACCCGGCTGTTTGCAGATACCGCAGGAAATCTGATTACGGTATTTGGGACCGGATCAACATCTTTGGTGAGCGATGATACCAATAGTGTGGATGATATCTATGTGAAAAAGCAGGGCGACCTTGTGTTAGGGAGTTCCAATGCCAGTGGGGTTGCAGGAAACGCAGCATCCTATAATGGCATTGTCTCAGGTGATGGGACCTATCTGCTTTTTGAGTCATTGGCGACCAATTTGGATGGGGGAGCGGGCTCTCACTCACAGGTCTATCGCAAAGACCTGATTACAGGAGAGGTGAAAAAAGTCAGCACTCTTAGCGATGGGACAACTGAAGGGGATAATATTTCTAAAATTCTGTCTGTTTCAGATGATGGAAATCTGGTGGTGTTTAGCACATATGCAACGAATTTTGCCTCAGATATTTCTGCCACGGATACAAATGGAGGGTATGATATCTTCCTGAAAAATATGACAGATGATTCCCTTCATTTGGTTAGCCGCAATGTAACGGCAACCTTGGGAACCGGGGGGGCGCAATCAACGCAAGCCGTGATTTCCGGGGATGGCAGCAAGATTGTTTTTCAAAGTGAAGCAAATGACCTGTGGGATTCCAATGCGGACAATGCCTCAGATGATACCAATACGGGATATGATATCTTCATCTATGAGGTGGCAACCCAGAAGGTGAGCGATATTGCATCTGTTGATTCTGCCGAAGCGTTGATGACCGGATCAAATTCTTATAATCCGTCGATTACCGCTGATGGTCGTTATGTTGTTTTTGAATCTGATGCGACGGCTTTGGTTGGGGGCGATACGAATGCGCTGCGTGATATTTTCAGGCGCGATACGGTCAGTGGCGATACCATTCGGGTGAATACGGACTCAGCTGGTGGAGAAGCCACAGGCAACCATTCCTATAATGCGACGATTTCCGATGATGGGGATTTTGTTGTTTTTGAATCGCTTGCCACAAATCTGGTGTCTGGTGTCACATCCGGATCACATATTTATATCAAGCAAATCAGTACCGGAAAGATTGAGGTTCTAGACACATCGGCTATGGGAGATTTGGGGGATGGCAGTGCTTTTCAGCCCCATATTGCCGCCGATGGCAAGAGCATTTTATTTCAAAGCTCATCGACCAACCTGGTTGTTGGTGATGGTAACAGCAAACATGATATTTTCATGGTGAGCAATCCCTTCTTGTCAGATACAAGTGGGGGGAATGATATTTTATCTGGCGGACTGGGTAATGATACGTTGGTGGGCGGATATGGTAATGATATCCTGACGGGTGGCGATGGGGCCGATACCTTTGCCTTTGATGTGTCCAGCGGTAGCGATGTGATTACCGATTTCACAACCGGGACAGATAAAATTTCCATTGATATGGCGAGCTTTTCCCTATCAGCCGGTACCATCCAGTTTGAGCAGATTTCAGGTACTTATGATGGCACCAATGCATCAGCCAGTTCCAACATCATTGTTGATGATAATGGCGATGTGTTTGTTGATAACAATGGTACGGCAGCAGGGGGATATTCCGTTGTTGCCAATGTGGGTACGGCAACGGTTGTGGCCGGGGATATTGAAGAGCATTAA
- a CDS encoding adenosylmethionine--8-amino-7-oxononanoate transaminase, whose protein sequence is MTAPKWFTDGFPHIWLPYSQMQTTPTPLAAHATKGCTITLEDGRELTDGIASWWTACHGYNPPHVIEAMKAQLDLMPHVMFGGLNHEPALKLAKRLADMLPGDLNRVFFVDSGSVSVEVAMKMSIQYWINKGIKGRSKFVSFKDGYHGDTLGCMSIADPEEGMHHVFNDVLFDQFVIDVPRTAEQLAQFETFLEANKDQIAGVITEPLVQGAGGMKMFSPDVLKNMCETVQKHGLLFIVDEIFTGFGRTGSMFAIDHAEIVPDIICLSKALTAGVCPLACAVAQDHIFDAFLSDNFDDALQHGPTYMANPLACAAANASLDLFESEPRLEQVAHINKKLTQNLAPMAEIKGVKDVRTLGAIGVVQVDDIKDSNWLKKRFVEEGVWLRPFRDIIYLTPAFTISDDELDKLTDTMMKVLTQWSEL, encoded by the coding sequence ATGACAGCCCCCAAATGGTTCACTGACGGTTTTCCCCATATCTGGCTTCCCTATAGCCAAATGCAAACCACCCCGACCCCGCTGGCTGCCCACGCGACAAAAGGCTGCACCATCACACTGGAAGACGGGCGCGAACTGACCGATGGTATTGCTTCGTGGTGGACCGCCTGTCATGGCTATAACCCGCCCCATGTGATTGAAGCTATGAAGGCACAGCTCGACCTCATGCCTCATGTCATGTTTGGGGGCCTGAACCACGAACCTGCCCTGAAACTGGCCAAGCGACTGGCAGATATGCTTCCCGGTGATCTCAATCGTGTTTTCTTTGTAGATTCCGGTTCAGTTTCCGTCGAAGTCGCCATGAAAATGTCCATCCAGTACTGGATCAACAAAGGCATCAAGGGCCGTTCAAAATTCGTCTCTTTCAAAGATGGTTATCATGGGGACACATTGGGCTGTATGTCCATTGCTGACCCGGAAGAAGGTATGCATCATGTCTTTAACGATGTCTTGTTTGACCAATTTGTCATTGATGTACCGCGCACAGCAGAACAACTGGCCCAATTTGAGACATTTCTAGAAGCCAACAAAGACCAAATTGCCGGTGTCATTACTGAACCTTTGGTCCAGGGGGCTGGTGGCATGAAAATGTTCAGCCCGGATGTTCTAAAAAACATGTGTGAAACAGTTCAGAAACATGGCTTGTTGTTTATTGTGGATGAAATTTTCACAGGCTTTGGCCGCACAGGCAGTATGTTTGCCATTGACCATGCCGAAATTGTCCCCGATATCATCTGTCTGTCCAAAGCACTGACAGCCGGGGTTTGTCCATTGGCCTGTGCGGTGGCCCAGGACCATATTTTTGATGCGTTCCTAAGTGACAATTTTGATGATGCGCTTCAACACGGGCCAACCTATATGGCGAACCCGCTGGCCTGTGCAGCTGCCAATGCCAGCCTTGACCTGTTTGAAAGTGAACCCCGCCTTGAACAGGTTGCCCATATCAACAAAAAACTCACACAAAACCTTGCCCCAATGGCAGAGATCAAGGGCGTCAAAGATGTGCGTACCCTTGGGGCCATTGGTGTGGTTCAGGTTGACGATATCAAAGACAGTAACTGGTTGAAAAAACGTTTTGTTGAAGAAGGCGTCTGGCTACGCCCGTTTCGCGACATCATCTATCTCACCCCCGCCTTCACCATCAGTGATGATGAACTGGATAAACTGACAGATACAATGATGAAGGTCCTGACGCAATGGTCTGAACTTTAA
- a CDS encoding DUF1476 domain-containing protein, producing the protein MSDIARAIQEREQAFEAQYKLDEEQNFKIRARRDKLFGTWVAEKIGLQGEEAESYALKAAQLDLEAAGDDNLITKVTADLDEAGKSVSNAELLAALTSALTDAQKSYRDEYPAPLDGDHRL; encoded by the coding sequence ATGAGTGACATCGCACGCGCCATCCAGGAACGCGAACAAGCCTTTGAAGCACAATATAAACTGGATGAAGAACAGAATTTCAAAATCCGTGCCCGTCGTGACAAATTATTTGGCACATGGGTTGCTGAAAAAATCGGCCTGCAAGGCGAAGAGGCTGAAAGTTATGCCCTCAAGGCGGCTCAACTTGATCTGGAAGCCGCAGGCGATGATAACCTGATTACAAAAGTCACTGCAGATCTTGATGAAGCAGGCAAAAGCGTCAGTAATGCTGAATTGTTAGCCGCTCTGACCTCTGCCCTGACAGATGCCCAGAAATCCTACCGCGATGAATACCCGGCCCCCCTTGATGGTGATCACCGTCTCTAA
- a CDS encoding NRDE family protein: MCTVVILRRPDHDWPLLIGANRDEMRNRPSQPPMRHWADRPHVVAGLDEEAGGTWLGINDDGVVACVLNRFGTLGSHPDFRSRGELPLEALEHAEAEIAAEAFVDLNPEAYRPFNMVIADYKTAWWIKNDGMTIQTVEIEDGLSMLSAHDLNDKEKSDRLQLHLPRFRSAPAPDPNSDDWMSWTALLSSRKSIGDARSAMQIETDFGFETVSSSLLAIPKPWEKERKPIWKFSPGKPSDTPFDDVQI, translated from the coding sequence ATGTGTACTGTTGTTATATTACGTCGACCTGATCATGATTGGCCTTTGTTAATCGGGGCGAACCGTGATGAGATGAGAAACCGCCCTTCGCAGCCTCCCATGCGCCATTGGGCTGATCGCCCCCATGTGGTTGCCGGGCTGGATGAGGAAGCTGGCGGCACTTGGCTGGGGATCAATGATGATGGGGTTGTTGCCTGTGTGCTTAATCGTTTTGGCACGCTTGGCAGTCATCCTGATTTTCGTTCCCGTGGTGAATTGCCCTTAGAAGCACTGGAGCATGCGGAGGCCGAAATCGCCGCAGAAGCTTTTGTAGACCTAAACCCGGAAGCTTATCGTCCCTTTAATATGGTGATTGCCGATTACAAGACGGCCTGGTGGATCAAGAATGACGGGATGACCATTCAGACGGTGGAAATTGAAGATGGCTTGTCCATGCTGTCAGCCCATGATTTGAATGATAAGGAAAAATCAGATCGTCTTCAGTTGCACCTGCCACGTTTTCGAAGTGCACCAGCCCCTGATCCAAACAGCGATGACTGGATGAGCTGGACGGCTTTATTGTCGAGCCGTAAAAGCATTGGTGATGCGCGAAGTGCCATGCAGATTGAAACAGACTTTGGTTTTGAAACCGTTTCATCCAGTTTGTTGGCAATCCCCAAACCTTGGGAAAAAGAGCGCAAACCCATTTGGAAATTCAGCCCCGGCAAGCCAAGCGATACGCCCTTTGATGACGTTCAGATTTAA
- a CDS encoding GNAT family N-acetyltransferase, which translates to MKISPFEEKDWNAVWSLIEPVFRAGETYPYPRDISKDQTYQNWIIAPKATYVCVDDDGQILGTYYIKANQPGQGSHICNCGYIVSEQARGRGVASTMCTHSQKEGKRLGFHAMQFNLVVASNEGAYRLWTSLGFETMARLPDVFDHPTHGFVDAYVMYKKLT; encoded by the coding sequence ATGAAAATCAGCCCCTTTGAAGAAAAAGACTGGAACGCCGTCTGGTCCCTGATTGAACCTGTTTTTCGTGCTGGGGAAACCTACCCCTACCCCCGCGATATCAGCAAAGATCAGACCTATCAAAACTGGATTATTGCCCCCAAGGCGACCTATGTTTGCGTGGATGACGACGGGCAAATTCTGGGCACCTATTACATCAAGGCAAACCAGCCCGGCCAAGGATCGCACATTTGTAATTGCGGCTATATCGTTTCTGAACAGGCACGCGGGCGCGGTGTGGCCTCAACCATGTGCACACATTCACAGAAAGAAGGGAAGCGCTTAGGCTTTCATGCCATGCAGTTTAATCTGGTCGTGGCAAGCAACGAAGGGGCCTACCGCCTTTGGACATCTCTTGGGTTTGAAACCATGGCACGCCTGCCCGATGTTTTCGACCACCCCACCCATGGATTTGTCGATGCCTATGTCATGTATAAGAAACTGACTTAA
- a CDS encoding YciI family protein, with product MQFLVVAKDGKDPDALERRLVARPAHFERARLEKEKGVFILGGAILDEHDQMVGSSLYLELQDEDALKQWLADDPYSQQNVWQSFEIHKMRIAKLDDA from the coding sequence ATGCAGTTTCTAGTTGTTGCAAAAGACGGCAAAGACCCCGATGCGCTTGAGCGTCGCCTTGTTGCACGCCCAGCCCATTTTGAACGGGCACGCCTGGAAAAAGAAAAAGGTGTTTTTATTCTCGGCGGGGCGATTTTAGATGAGCATGACCAGATGGTTGGCTCCAGCCTCTATTTAGAACTTCAAGATGAAGATGCCCTCAAACAATGGCTGGCTGATGATCCTTATAGCCAGCAAAATGTCTGGCAATCTTTTGAAATCCATAAAATGAGAATTGCAAAACTGGATGATGCCTAG
- a CDS encoding DMT family transporter: METISPTTRAALWVLFFCITMACLSGMIRHLSGEIPALEMVFFRNFFGWLFMLPFVWWAGLSILKTKRIKMHGVRALFGTAAMSCWFLGVTMIPLSDATALSFTVPLFTTLGAVLFLGEVVRMHRWMALIIGFIGALIIIRPGIEEIAPGMLVILASSVFIAAAFLSVKHLTSSEHPWAIVFYMGLFMSPLSLIGASTVWVWPEPEHYPWLIAMGVFASSGQIGMAQALKAADASVSMPYTFSHMIFASLIGYVFFDELADLWTWVGAVVIFSATFYIARREAKLAKKHA, translated from the coding sequence ATGGAAACTATTTCTCCCACCACACGCGCTGCCCTTTGGGTGCTGTTTTTCTGTATCACCATGGCCTGTTTATCGGGGATGATCCGTCATCTTTCTGGTGAAATTCCTGCCCTCGAAATGGTGTTTTTCAGGAACTTTTTCGGCTGGCTGTTTATGTTGCCTTTTGTCTGGTGGGCAGGTCTTTCCATTTTAAAGACAAAGCGTATCAAGATGCATGGGGTGCGTGCCCTTTTTGGTACAGCTGCCATGTCGTGCTGGTTTTTAGGTGTGACCATGATCCCGCTTTCTGATGCCACCGCGTTGAGCTTCACCGTCCCCCTATTCACCACATTAGGGGCTGTGTTGTTTTTAGGCGAAGTGGTGCGCATGCATCGTTGGATGGCGTTGATCATCGGGTTTATCGGGGCGCTTATCATTATTCGCCCCGGTATTGAAGAGATTGCTCCGGGGATGCTGGTGATTCTGGCTTCTTCTGTTTTTATCGCAGCGGCCTTTTTATCGGTGAAGCATCTCACCAGTTCAGAACACCCTTGGGCAATTGTATTTTATATGGGGCTGTTTATGTCGCCCCTGTCCTTGATTGGAGCTTCCACTGTTTGGGTCTGGCCTGAGCCGGAACATTACCCCTGGCTTATTGCCATGGGTGTCTTTGCCTCCAGTGGGCAAATTGGCATGGCGCAGGCTTTAAAGGCCGCTGATGCTTCGGTTTCCATGCCCTATACATTCAGCCACATGATCTTTGCTTCGCTCATCGGTTATGTGTTTTTTGATGAGCTGGCGGACCTGTGGACATGGGTGGGGGCCGTGGTGATTTTTAGCGCGACCTTTTATATTGCAAGGCGGGAAGCCAAGCTGGCGAAAAAGCACGCCTAA
- a CDS encoding sodium:solute symporter family protein, which produces MNEKLFWLLGLIAAYWAFCIYLGIRGARLARTASDYFLAGRSLPVWVFVLAATAISFSGWTFLGHPAMIYRDGFPYAYISFFTIMIPLTGVIFLKRQWMLGKRFGYVTPGEMLADYYKSDRIRFLTVIVAVLFTIPFMGVQLGAAGYLFYVLSDGLISTTVGTLLLALAVFLYVVYGGMRAVAYADSFQCILLAVGVILTGGIAIYAIGGLDPLLTSFEKMGSSEFGLWGTTKGAGGGNYNSYLAVPGVMQGVSGVEETTYSGGPWTGMMILTFLMAMMGVQASPAFSMWSFGNNSPKPFAPQQVWVSGLILGGLLFVVSIAQGMSTHLLGATPSLAGSGVPIDWSLPTDISDTPDTLVPYILTMVQDHMPWLAAFLGVCALAAMQSAGAAYMSTAGAMLTRDIYKHRLQPQAGHSIQKFVARVSVLFILLGALVVALTNKDTLVLLGGMAVAFGLQMWPALLGVCWIKWFTARGVCAGLVVGLLAVFFTDNYGVALLDLIGLDLWGRWPLTIHSGGWGIVLNLLVCVGVSAITQKEDNLTHKSTFHTFLKEHAALTPNKRKLIPVAWSVTIIWIFFAIGPGVVVGNDAFGAPTAGREGWLFGIPSIWAWQIMFWLLGVALLWFLAYFMEMSTVPEQEIEALSEDIADPGLGH; this is translated from the coding sequence TTGAACGAGAAGCTGTTCTGGCTGCTTGGACTCATTGCAGCTTATTGGGCCTTTTGCATTTATTTGGGAATTCGCGGTGCCCGTCTGGCACGCACGGCCAGCGATTATTTTTTGGCCGGACGCAGCCTGCCTGTTTGGGTGTTTGTTCTGGCCGCTACAGCAATATCATTTTCCGGCTGGACCTTCCTTGGCCATCCCGCAATGATCTATCGTGATGGCTTTCCTTATGCCTATATCTCGTTTTTCACCATTATGATCCCGCTGACCGGGGTGATTTTCCTCAAACGCCAATGGATGCTGGGCAAACGCTTTGGCTATGTCACCCCTGGGGAAATGCTGGCCGATTATTATAAAAGCGATCGCATTCGTTTCCTCACCGTGATTGTCGCCGTCCTGTTCACCATCCCCTTTATGGGGGTACAGTTGGGGGCAGCAGGCTATCTGTTTTATGTGCTGAGTGACGGGTTAATCAGCACCACAGTAGGCACCTTGTTACTGGCTTTGGCTGTTTTTCTCTATGTGGTTTATGGCGGGATGCGTGCGGTCGCCTATGCCGACAGTTTTCAATGTATCTTGCTTGCCGTTGGCGTCATCCTGACGGGCGGCATTGCCATTTATGCCATTGGTGGCCTTGATCCTTTGCTCACCAGTTTTGAAAAAATGGGCAGTTCTGAATTCGGCCTGTGGGGCACAACCAAAGGAGCCGGAGGCGGCAATTATAATTCCTACCTCGCTGTTCCCGGCGTCATGCAAGGTGTTAGCGGGGTTGAAGAAACCACCTACAGCGGTGGTCCCTGGACTGGCATGATGATCCTGACCTTCCTCATGGCGATGATGGGGGTACAGGCATCACCTGCTTTTTCCATGTGGAGCTTTGGCAACAATTCCCCCAAACCATTTGCCCCACAACAGGTTTGGGTATCTGGCCTGATTTTGGGTGGATTATTGTTTGTGGTTTCCATCGCCCAAGGCATGAGTACTCATCTGCTGGGGGCAACCCCATCACTGGCAGGCAGTGGTGTGCCCATTGACTGGAGTCTGCCTACAGATATTTCAGATACCCCCGACACGCTTGTGCCTTATATCCTGACCATGGTGCAAGACCACATGCCGTGGCTGGCTGCTTTTCTAGGTGTTTGCGCCTTGGCCGCCATGCAATCGGCAGGCGCAGCTTATATGTCTACCGCCGGGGCCATGTTAACCCGAGACATCTATAAACACCGCCTACAACCCCAGGCCGGACACAGCATTCAAAAGTTCGTTGCCCGCGTCAGTGTCCTCTTTATTTTACTTGGTGCCCTTGTGGTGGCGCTGACCAATAAGGATACCCTTGTATTACTGGGGGGCATGGCCGTCGCCTTTGGCCTGCAAATGTGGCCTGCCCTGCTTGGGGTATGCTGGATTAAATGGTTTACAGCACGCGGTGTCTGTGCCGGACTGGTTGTCGGCTTGCTCGCTGTTTTCTTCACCGATAATTACGGTGTTGCCCTGCTTGATCTGATTGGGCTGGACCTGTGGGGACGTTGGCCGCTGACCATCCATTCCGGGGGCTGGGGCATTGTGCTGAACCTGCTGGTCTGTGTTGGCGTTTCCGCGATAACACAAAAAGAAGATAACCTGACGCATAAAAGTACATTCCATACTTTCCTGAAAGAACATGCCGCCCTGACACCGAACAAACGTAAACTCATCCCGGTTGCATGGTCTGTGACCATCATCTGGATTTTCTTTGCGATTGGCCCCGGTGTGGTGGTGGGCAATGATGCCTTTGGGGCACCCACAGCCGGGCGAGAAGGTTGGCTGTTTGGCATCCCGTCCATCTGGGCCTGGCAAATTATGTTCTGGCTGCTGGGTGTCGCCCTGTTGTGGTTCCTTGCTTACTTCATGGAAATGTCCACCGTGCCCGAACAGGAAATCGAAGCCTTAAGTGAAGATATCGCTGATCCGGGACTGGGCCATTAA